TGCCGGGCGCCCCGCTCACCTCGCTGCCGCCGTTGTCGAAGTCCTTGTTCCCGCGTACCGAGTTGACCGACACGTCCGCCGGGCGCAGGTGGTGGATGTCGGTGCCCGGCCCGGTGGCCGTGCCGAAGTCGCCGTGGGACTTGGCCCAGACGTGCTCCCGGTTCCACTGGCCGGTGCCGCCGCCGTTGTCGCTCTTGGGCTCCGAGCGGCCGGAGTAGAGGAGGATCACGTTCGAGGAGTTCGACGGGTCCTCGTCCGTGTCCTTGAGCGCGTCCCAGACCTGGCTGTAGCTGAGCTTGGACTGGTCGCTGATGATCGTGTGCAGGGCGCCCTTGAGCGCGGTCCCGGTCTTGCCGAGCGCGTCCTGGTAGTACGTGTCGTCCAGTGTGCCGAGCGGAGTGGTGGCGGCCGCCGGAGCCGGCGGGGTGTGGGCCGGTGCGGCGGCCGCGGTGCCGGTGAGGACCGCGAAGGCCGCGAGAGTGGCCAGCAGCGGTCGCCGGTAGGGAAGGTGACGACGGGACATGTGGGGTGTCCTCTCCGGAAATACGGGCACCGCGGCGCCGGCGCAGGGTGGGGGGGCGGCTCCGCGGTGGTCGTGTGATGGTTGGTCAGCGGAGCCTTCCACACGCACCGTGACCCGGGTGTGAACGCTGCGTACCTATCATGTGCAGGTCAAGTGAGGGTGGGGGGCCGGGGCGCGAATGCGTTACCGCCGGGCATCGGATGCGCCCCCGTCCGGGCGGGGCGAGAATTGCCGCAAGGACGAGGAGGCGGCATGAGCGAC
This window of the Streptomyces sp. 840.1 genome carries:
- a CDS encoding endonuclease I family protein, translating into MSRRHLPYRRPLLATLAAFAVLTGTAAAAPAHTPPAPAAATTPLGTLDDTYYQDALGKTGTALKGALHTIISDQSKLSYSQVWDALKDTDEDPSNSSNVILLYSGRSEPKSDNGGGTGQWNREHVWAKSHGDFGTATGPGTDIHHLRPADVSVNSVRGNKDFDNGGSEVSGAPGNYSDGDSFEPRDAVKGDVARMILYMAVRYEGDDSFADLEPNDQVSNGSAPNIGRLSVLKAWSQEDPPDTFEKRRNDVIFDQYQHNRNPFVDHPEWVGAIW